The genomic window GTGAGCTGGCTGGAGAGGCCTACCCTGGGCGTATACATATTTGTTTTCCCAGTTTTATAtgcagggtttttgttgttgtattcAGATTTCTTTTCACTGTTCTTTCTAACACTCTAAAGCTTTCATAGAACCATTTGGATCTTGTACAGTATATAACTTATTGGGGATAAACACTTTAGCTTTGggcaggaaaaaacaaaaacaaaaaaaactttgggTTCTCCCTAAGGTCATTTGCATTCTGAGCAGCTCAGTGGCCTGAGCTCTCAGAAGGATGCCGACACCCTCCTGTGTGAGCCAGAGCACAAGTGCCTTCAGAGGGCAGTTGCTTCCGGTCCGATTGCCTCCCTCCCCCGGCTTGTGTGTGACCTGTCCAGCAGGTCTGGGACGGGCAGGGGCCAGATCTCACTGTTGGCTGCAGAcgggcccctccctgctgccagCTGCCTTTGGAAAGGGACCGGCCACCTGTGGCACTGGGCAGGCGGCAGTGAAGACGCGCCACATTTCCAGCGAGTCTCTCCCTTACGCAAAGAGCAGCTGGTTTCTTTTGTCGAAAATCCTTTCTATCTGTCAGATACAGCAGTGCACGTCGGGTGCGCATTTTTTTAGCAATAGTCGTGAATCAGTGGCAGCAGCAGCCCCCCACCCTTGTGGAGCAGCCATGGGTGTGCTCGTAGGGGCCTCGAGCCCTCCGCCCCACTGCCGAGCTCCCTCCGTCCGAGGGTCTCAGCCGAcccagccctccctccaccccctgcccaagCATGGTTGTACATTTTTCTCCCCCCAGTCAAACCAGTAATCACTTTGAGAGTTTGACCGTCTGCTATGCCAAAAGAGTAAAAACCTGTTATTTCACAGTTGTATAGAATAAAGGCtttagttaaaatatttcaaagtgtaATGcacgtttatttttatttttttcccacttatCACATTCCTTCATGGTTACAGAGGCAAAGAGAAACTTGTGGCTTCATGTCCAACCTGGAAATGACATTAATATCTATTTTCTGCCCCATCAGGGtagaggggcagggggctggggagagaggaggggagagctgGGCCCCGTGGGTGGTAGCAGACCTGGGTGGGGTGCTAGATGGCACTGTGGGCACAGCAGTGCGGGGAGTGACCAGTCTGTCGTGGGCAGTgaccctgccccctgcaggaCAAGCTTAGCATGCTCGTAGCTGCACACGAGCGCTTGGTACTCACGGGGCTAGAGGTAGGAGGTGCCCTTGACCTGGGGCCTGCTGTCCCATGAGAGGCTATAGTTCTATGGGTTCAGAATTCCTTGTAAGTGCAAACTTCACACATCAGGACGCAGAGTGGGTCTTTGCAGCAGGCGCTGAGTGTAGTGGGCGAGGGGTGAGGGAAGGTGGGGACTCTGCTGTGGTGGGTgctctgggggaggggccccACCCAGGACAAAGCCTCCCCTTCCTGCCAAAGGCACTGAGGGCGAGAGAAACACCCCCCATACTGTGGGCAAACAGAGGGCGccttctccttccccaccctggcccagGCGGGTCAGGCCTGCTTGTGCAGCCCTCGGCTGGGCAGTCTGCTCTGGGGAGTCCACTCAGGGAAGGAAACGGAAAATGGCAATTTCCGGTCACCACCAAGGCTGCCTGGCTGCCTCGGATGTTCAGAGCAAGCTGTACAAGCTTAGATGCCGAGAGCAGTCACTCTGGGGCTGTGGGGTGTGAGGATTCGAGGGGAAGGGGCGGAGCACAAAGGGCCTAGCACTTCTGGGACCCCTGCCCCTGGGGAGCTGGTGGAACTGGTGGGCTTCCTGCCAGCGTAGGATGCATGTGTGCAGGGGGCAGCAAGCGACAGACCCCCAGCATTCCACaacaccccttcctccctcccgcccagcccccctcACAGTCCCGCCAGCTGCTTAAGGAGGTGTCCTTCCTTCCCTGAGACCCCCTCGGCAGAGACCGCTCCTCTCCCAagcctttcctctcctcccaccccacgcGGGCTGGCTGGAGCCCAGCTCCCCCACCCAGGACCGCCAGGCAGAGTAAAGGCTCGGAAGGCTGCGTGGAACTCGGGGCCGCGGGAAACGTCCGGGGCTTTGCCCCCGCCCAGCGTGTTActcggggctggggagctgggccGGGCTGGCCACCTCCGCATCGGGGTTGTCTGTGCTTGCCGGCTCCTCCTCTGCCTGCGCCTCGAGCAGCTCTGCCGACAGCCCGTCCTCTGGGGAGGCCGCAGAGGTGAGGCTGTCGGGAAGTGTCAGCTGAGGCAGGTGGTctggctgggcctgggccccGGGGCTGTCCAGGAAGGAGACCTCAAACTCCGACCCTGACCATGTGGCCTCACCTGGAAcagagggcggggggcgggggaggctgagGCGGCTCGTAGGCTTCAGGCCAGGGTGGCCTCCGAGCCCCCCGTGTCCCACCCAGGGAGAGCAGGTCAGCATACAAGCCCCTCGATGGGACCACCCCAAAGCACCGGCCACTCACCTCCTCGCTCGTGAGAGCTGCTGGAGCCCACCTCCTCGGGGCCCGCGGTGGAGGTGAGCGAGGCAGGGGGCGGCGGGCCGGACCAAACCCCGGCTTCGCTGCTGTCCAGGAGGGCGATGCCCGACACATCCAGGAAGCCTGGGGCGGGGGAATGAGCATCTGGGAGGAGCATGGTGGCCAAGGGCCCACCACCCACTGTACCACACTCCCCACCCACGCCCCGGACTGGGGGAATCAGGCCGATGGGGCCCACATAAGAGGCGACATCCAAGCGGGTCTGGGAGGTCTCGGGCGTGTCCCGCCCTGCCCACAGCCTGCTTctaccccacccacacaccctctGCCTCCACTTCCTTGCCCTGGGCCGGCCGCTACCTGGATCCATGACTCGCTGCAGTGGCGGCGGGGGCTGAAGAGGAATCTCCCCGGAACGTGCCAGCGCCGCGGGGTCTGGGTCTGGAGCGCCGTGGACGGGACTCCAGGCCTCAGTGAGTGGCTCCTCGGTGGAGGAACCCGGGACCTGCAGCAGGGCCTGCGGGAGCCAAGAAAGTGGGCGGAGAGGGCAGCCCAGGCCCAGCTTCCATGCCCCGGGCGGCCGGCCCTGGGGCCTGGCCTCCCCCGCAGAGCTGCGGCACGGGACTCCCAGAGGCACTCGGGGACCCGCCCGGCCGCCCGGGAGTCGCGGCCAGGCTCCCCTGCAGACTGGCAGACGGGGCCAGCTCACTGTCCACCCTCAGGAGCACCAGCCTCAGGTCCAGACCCCAGTGGCGGGGGCAGAGGCAGCACCTGCTGCTCCTGCTGTTTTGAAAAGCTCAGGGGCTTCCGGAGCACTGCACAGCTGCACCCCCGAGTGCCCCTTCTGCCCAgacggccccccgccccccacatacCTCTGTGTAGTCGCCCTGCCGTGAGCCCAACTCTGGGCTCAGAGGGTCGGGAACAGCCTGAGGGGCGGGTCCCGGTGGTGGGACACCAGGTGGTGAGGCAGCCGGCGGCCGGGTCCCGGGCGGCTTCCTGTGGTAGCTGGGAGGCTGCGTGGGGATCCGGTGCAGGTACCCATAGCCGATGCCACAGCCCAGACTGCCGGAGGCCGAGAACGTGTCATTCCAGAGTGCTGCCCCCGCCCCAAACACAGCCCTTCCTCTCCCGCCGCCCCGGGCCCGGGGACCCAGGAGGtacctgccctctcctccccaggcTGCGTTGGGAGTCACAGTCACCTCCCGGCACGAGTCGGACTCGGAGTTGTAGACCAGCAGCTTCAGCGGCTTGCCCTCGTGGGTCTCGATGAGCGTAAAGAAGTCCTCGGACTGTGGCAGACACGCGGTGCCTGAGCCCTGCGCCCCTCAGCCAGACCCGCGAGCAGCGCCTGCCCCGCACCcggcccacccgcccgcccgcccgctcgctTCACCTCCTGCAGGATCTGATCCGAGCCCACCACATAGTCCGTGTAGGGGCGCAGGCCCGCGAGGGAGGCAGGTGAAGAGGGCTCCACGTCCTGCAGGGAGAACCACAGACCCCCCTCTCCTCACTGGGAGCAGGGGAACCGGAGAGCTACCACTCTGctccgtcccctccaccccgcccgcccgcccagcagagggcagcagtgGCCTGGAACTGTCCCTCCGATTCAACTCCTAGCTGgtcttccccaggggcccccagccaccaccatggcTGTGACCCAGGACAGGTGGCTTCACCCTGCAGCCTCGGTTTCCCCTACCCAGCAGGCTATGTAGTTGTTACTGGGTTACTGGGCTGCTGCAGTTTTGAAGTAGCACAGGGAAAGGATTAAAACCATGGGGCGTGGGGGCGCAGTGCCACCGGCGGGTCCTCCTGTACCTGCAGGGAGAGTGCATGAGCAGCCTgttggtgccttcaggcttcctgataccccaaaattgttgctgtgcctttggccggaccccaacatcttgggaccaagtttaccatgaaattaaatggccaaaagtcaggtattgtcgggctggagcgatagcacagcgggtagggcgtttgccttgcacgcagccgatccgggttcgatccccggcatcccatatggttccctgagcaccgccaggaagaactcctgagtgcaaagccaggagtaacccctgtgcatcgccgggtgagacccaaaaagcaaaaaataaaaaaaagtcaggtaTTGTGGGAGCCGTGCCCATAaatcacctccggctcagctatacaagctcacttattggccttatttcagaggcccatagataatctcagaagagatcaaaagccagttaatcttggacccatgcaaggctgaacagaccaaggCAAATCAGAGGcgggtgggttggcctgtgcccacccaagcagagcccctagtggtcacttgcttccacaatccaaaatggCCTCCATACcccaggcctgactccaccgtctcaggacggacctagatataatctgctgaaaattctggtatgcgggttgtgtgactgaaatctccaggctttctcggggtcgagatgggctacctacccccaccctccctgtccttccagaaGAACTTGGCAGTCATATCCACCCCCCAGAGCTGctttgaaaagctactccagccgtACCACcccgataaaaataccgaatgccctgaacaaacaccatgacctcttggcacctgtatcgcaaaccgtaatgcacaaaaggaaaaggagagaacaagAAAGCAAGTGTGTCCcaaagagggaggctggggtgggggacggggggtggggggagggtggaggggaaatggggaatgttggtggtgggaaacgtgcactggtggaggggtgggtgctggatcattgtatggctgaaacccaattatgaccagctttgtaatggtctacctcacagatatccaattaaaaagaattttttttaaagtactgtggagttcatgcccaattcaatcagctcaatcagtggctgaataaacagtTCTCctactgctggggctggggagacggctCTGAGGACTGCAGGAGAGCTGGTGTGCTGCACGGGGCAGCCCTGGCCCCGGCCAAGGTCCGCCAGCACCACGGGGAGGACACTCTAGGCAGTCAGGTGCAGGCCAGAACAGAATAAAACCAGCTTTCCGCCCAGCCGCTCTGCCCGCCACAGGCGTTCAGGCTGCAGGGAgctccctccccccagaaaaGCACATTTCTCAGCTCCCATTTCACCTGTGGGCCAACTGAGGCAGGCTGACAAGGTTGAGAGACCCTCCAGGAAGTGAGAGCAAGGGGCAGGGGCCCTCAACCAAGCCAGCAACCCCGCAAGCTCGGGGCCCTCTGCCTGTGTCCCCGTGGGTCAGATCCCTCGGCCACTGCAGCACCGGCAGATCCCAGGGCCAGCCCAGAGCCCAAAGGTGCCAGCAGGGGGGCTGCCTGGAAAACCATGCTGGCCGCTCCAGAGCACCCCGAGGCCCTCGGGGTGAAGACCAACAGCCGGGCAACCCTGTTCTGGGGACCTGGCCCCCTcgggagcccccctccccatgcccccgcccccatccaCTCACCAGCACGTGCCACACGTGCTCACTGGCCCCTCGGAAGCTGCAGAAGCGGACGCTGGCGCCCAGCAGGCCCTGGCCGCCCCACATGTTGCTGGGCACCACCTCCACCTCGCGCACCCGCATGGTCTTCATGTTGAACACCTCCAGCTTCACGGGCTTCTCCACGTTGGCCTTCAGCAGGGCCTTCAGCGTGTCATTCTCCTTGTTCTACGGGGCAGGGCGGCACGGCTGACACGCCCAACACACCCACAGTGCCAGGCTTGGTGGGgggcacccccacacacacacacacacgcgccaGCAGAGTCCAGACCAGGGATGGGCTGGAGCCGTGGCTGGATGCCGGCCCGTGGCCTGCAGCCCCTGCGGTCAGGCACAACTTGCCTCCCTCTGCAAGCTGCCAGCACCACTCTGGGTCAGAACCGGTCCCGAGTGGGCAGAGCCCGAAGCCTGTCCCGGCCCTGGAGGCCGACCCCTGAGGTGCCATCGCAGTGAACACACGAGCTGGGCTgggagggcagccctgggggaaCAGGAGGGTGGGTGTCCCTCCaggaggacagggcagggctgggtctctCATGGGAGAGAAACACacgcagaggcaggagggaggtcaccagctgtgtgtgcatatgcacacacacacagacacacacacagacacacacacacacacacacacgcagaggcaggagggaggtcaccagctgtgtgtgcatatgcacacacacacagacacacacacacagacacacacacacgcagaggcaggagggagctcaccagctgtgtgtgcacatgcacacgcacacataaacaccatacatatacacacattcacacacatgcagaaGCAGGAGGGAGCTCACcagctgtgtgtgcacatgcatacacacacataaacaccacacatatatacacattcacacatatgcaGAAGCAGGAGGGAGTGCACCAGCtgtgtgtccacacacacacacaccccaccaccaccacccccaccccccaccccgaggggcAGAAGGGAAGCTCACCAGCCTCGAGTGCCCAATGGTGATGATGAAGTCAAAGTACGGCTCCAGGCCGGCCTGCTGGGCAGGGGAGTTCTCCTGCACCTGTCCCCCGCAGAGGCCCCGGTCACCACACCCCATTTCGGAAATCGCAGGGAATCCCAGACAAGCAGTCAGCACTGCTCGGCCcggccctctccccgccccaccgCCAGCTGGAGCAGCCTTGGCGGCCCAGAACCTCCTCACTCCCCGTCATCACCCGACACATGGGCACTCGCCCCGTTTAAGGCAACAGCCCACACGCCCCGGTGCTTCccgggagagggcagggcagccAAGAGCTGCTCACAGGCccagggcggtgctgggggaccccaggAAGGAAGGTCAGCCAGCCAGGAGGGCCGGGCCCGGGCTGTGCCCCAGCAGAGGCAGTGAGAGAGCAGCGGGGCCGGGCATGCGGACCCTGAGCTGGGGGAGCCATGTCCCTCCCCCGCAATTCCCCGCAGACTCACAGCAGTCCCTGGGCCTGGGGGGCTGCAGGAGCTGCCTCTCAGGGCTCCATGGACATAGCCTGGCtgtgcgggggggggcgggggggctgttcCTGGGGCTCTGGGTGCCTCTGCAGGGGAGCCCCGTACTGCTGCCCGCCCTCCAGTGCTGCATTCCCCAGGGAGGCCTCTGGCTCCAGGCCAGGTGCCCCCCACgaggggctccctcctggcagcgTCTCCAATTAGGCCCCGTGAGTCAGCCCAGGGGCCAACACAAGCAACCCCCACTGGGTGCTGGAGCCCTGGTGCGGAGGAGGTGCTGCTCCTGCCAGGGGCACTTCCAGCCGCTCCACCTCGGAGAGTGGGGGGGCGAGCCCCGATGCCATGCCACCCTGAGCCCAGGCCGGGCTGGCAGAATCCCACCAAGTGATACACGGCTGCATCCCCAAACCCACAAGCTGCAGCTCCCTCTGTCCCACCCTCTTAGGGGTCCACGGCCTGGGCCTGCATCAGCGGCTTCTTAGCACACCCCACGCTCAcgatctgcagtgccaggggcaggAGCTGACACGCACAGGGGCCGGGGGACCTGCACCCACTCTCAGCTCTGGTGCTGGCTTCCCCCAGCagacaggggagaggagagcccaGTGGCTGGGTCAGGCATgggtccccctccctgcccctgaaagTCAGCCCCACCCTGAGCCTCTCTGGACCAAGCCCCTGGGGCAGGGTCTTCTCCCGGCCCAGAGCAGAGCTACTCACTGTCCAtgcccggggcgggggtcccTACTTTCCCTTTTTCCAGAGGATGAGGTGGGCACAGACCAGCTCCAACTCAAAAGCTCCCCCAGGCGCCACCTGTCTGAATACCCTCTGGAACCCTTCGATCCGGGCATCGTCAACACCCACCTTTCCACCTCCGTGTCCTGGCCCATCATCCCTTGCAGGCACGTCAGCCTCACCTTCCTGCTCTGCCCTCCAGGGCCtcctctgccctgcacccccctTCCAGGTCCTTGCCTTCGTCCCTTCCCACAAGCTGTTCCAAGCAGCCCATGGCCTTGGCCGAGCTCTATCCACCCAAGCACCTACCCATCATCACCCTGTCCCCTGACCCTGCTTGGTCAGTCCTGGCCAGCACGGCCGCACACCTGTTAATGCTtcctgtttcccccccccccccgccccctcccccgccccgcggcctcatcccctcaaccctccccccacccccctgcaaacACGCAGCCGGAGAACGCAGCCCGTGGCTCTCTGCAGCGGCCTGGGTCTCTGGGCCTAGAACACAGACGGCTGGGCATGTGCCCAAAGCTCCTGGTCTGTGAAATGACGAGGccggggagggaggcgggagggcatCCTGTGGCTGTCCCTGGGTCCCCTCACTGTGGCCGGCTGGAGGGCCTCTGTCCGGGGCCCGCAGGCCCAGCCCCCTGCTGGTGGGCTGTGGGACTGCACGGGGCGATCCCGGCGCCTGCTTCGGGCCTCGGGAAACCTTCCCCAGGGCCAGCCCTCCCCGCAGCTGGGCCCGGGCCACCTGCTCttccttccctggggccccttcctTAGCACTGTCCCACTGCCGACACCAACGGCCAGGacggcccccctcctccccgcatcCACCCGAGGCAGGGATGCTCAGagcacccaccccgccccccacatgtCCAGCCCCTCCGCCCTGCACCGGCAACAGGCGCCAGCAACAAAATCCCCCAGGCTGAGGGGCCCTCGCCTAAGACTCAGGGCCGGGCCCCGCGACCTGCCCAGGCTGCGCACCCACCCTCTTGGAGGGACcggcctcccctctcccaccttcCACCCGCAGCCCCTTCGGCAGCGCCCCCGACCCAGGGGTCTCCAGGCGCGCACTGGCCCCTTCTCCAGCCCTGCCGTCTCCCACTTGGCCTGGCTGGTCCCCCCCTCTCCGAGCCCACCGCGTTTCTGCgtccaccccaccacccccctccccgggacAGCAGGGCCCCCGGTCGCCTCCAGCTGGGCCCgagggcgcgggccggggccgggggtctGGGTCCCGCGGGCTCTAACTGGGGCTTCGGAACACAGCGGGCGACCGTGGACGGGCCCTGGGCGCGCGGGGTCgcaccggggcggggggggcgggccaCATTCTCGGGGGCTTCGCAGACGCCCCGGGCCCGCCCGCCCGGGACGGGCTCCGGCTTCCGGCACAGTTGGCACAGCTGGCACCACGGCCACGCAAGGGCCGTCGCCTCTCGCGCCCCGCAgccgggggcagaggggagggcaggggacagcACCCAGCCCGGGCGACCACCCAAGGCCTCCGCACCACCCCCCCAGACCAGaagcccccgcgccgcgccgcgccacACCACGCCGAGCCGCGGGCTCCCGCCCCAGTCTCGGGCACTCACCCCGTGCAGGTGGAAGCCCTCGTCGCCGCCCGCGGGCAGCTCGGCGCTGGCACCCAGCCCCATGGCACCTGCCCGCGCCCCCCGGAGCCCGGCGCAGAccctcctccccgcgcccccagctCCGACTCGGCGCTAGATTAGCCGCGCCTGGTCAcgtgcgcccccgccccgcccccggctgtGACGCGCTTGGCAACCGGCCGGCCGCCCCGTTGCCAAGGACGCGCGCGCAGCCAACTGCTGCCGGCCGCCGGAGGCGTGTCCGGTTCCTGACGGGGGCATCCTGTGCCTGGCGCctcagctccacacacacacacacacacacatccccgaTATGGCCAGCGATGACTCCTCCTCCCTTATGGTGCGTGCCCCCCCCCCGTCGCCACCCCAATCCCCCGACTGGCCTCtggctcctccccccacccccactggcccGCGCTTCTGCTCTGGCCGCTCCCGCTGTCCACTGCTACCCCTCTTTAGCTGACTGGCGTaggttggggccacatcaggcgaTTCTCGGgtgctactgctggctctgtgctcaggagtcttgcTGAGGAGCATTTGCGGTGCCGGGAATCACGTGCCCAGGGATCTGTCTTTCTGGCGCCTTCTTTTAGGGCTGGGAAAGCCCACAgcctgccgtgctcaggggttacttccagctttgtgctcagggatcaaactgggtctgcTGCCTGAAAGGCAAACCCTGTCACCCCAGTCCGATGTCTCCACTTCCTCCCCCCACTTTATCCGCCTTACTCTGATGTTGGCGGGTAGGGTCTTGCCCCTTCTGCCCACATCCCAGCCAGAGTGTCAGCTCCTGTGTCCTGCCTGAGTCTCCCACTTCTTTTTATCCCACCCAGGAATGCCATCTCTCCTGGACACCTGCTACAATCTTACCCCCCACTGCTTCCTGACTTCAGATCTGTCCGCTACACATCCTCCACCACCGCTATTCACCCCGCCCTCCACCTCCACTTCCAgtaccacccaccacccaccactcCTCCCCGCCAGGAGCACTACATAACACTACCATCATCGCTACTACAAATACCACCCTCCACCGACCAGTAGAACCACCATCACAACTACCACCCACACCATCCACCACTACAAACACCACCCACCACTTACTACTCACCATCACCAGATCCCCACCACTCCCCACCTCTTAACACGACCATCATCCCCATCACAAATACCACCAATAGTCCTCCCCctcagggccacacacacacacacacacacacacacacacacagagatacacagacacacagaaactcacacacacagcccGAGTAGATTTTGAGAGACTTATCTGTACAGTTAAACGTCCCAACTCCTTATGACTTAAGAGTTTGGTATCTGCATCTTTACCTAGAGGCTGCAGGCTGTGTACTCTCGGACCACACCAATTGTCACCCCAGCAGCAGACATCAACCTTACAGGGAGTGGACCTTCCTTTTGAAATTTCAGCCCTTACACACACTGAGAGACCATTATCCAGTCCTTGTTTCTCTAGACTTCGACTCCCTTGAATGTCGAGGTGCAGATGATAGTGCATGGGATGATAGGATAAAAGGGGCCAGGATGTGGCTCACGTGGCAGGCATACAGCCCTGAGATCCATTCCAGGAACCTTATGTCTCTCCATCCATGCCCctccacatccctgccagcactgcGGGCTATGTACCTGGTGGTTCAGGCCAGAGTACCATGAGGTATGAATGGTCAGGTAGAAAgataagataataaataaatataatagatagattgatagatggACTATTAATAGGTAATAGATACAATAAATTGAGAGATGTATAGATAAAAAATGATAATGGCTAACGCCCTTGATCCACTCCCCAGAGGC from Sorex araneus isolate mSorAra2 chromosome 4, mSorAra2.pri, whole genome shotgun sequence includes these protein-coding regions:
- the GORASP1 gene encoding Golgi reassembly-stacking protein 1 isoform X1; the protein is MGLGASAELPAGGDEGFHLHGVQENSPAQQAGLEPYFDFIITIGHSRLNKENDTLKALLKANVEKPVKLEVFNMKTMRVREVEVVPSNMWGGQGLLGASVRFCSFRGASEHVWHVLDVEPSSPASLAGLRPYTDYVVGSDQILQESEDFFTLIETHEGKPLKLLVYNSESDSCREVTVTPNAAWGGEGSLGCGIGYGYLHRIPTQPPSYHRKPPGTRPPAASPPGVPPPGPAPQAVPDPLSPELGSRQGDYTEALLQVPGSSTEEPLTEAWSPVHGAPDPDPAALARSGEIPLQPPPPLQRVMDPGFLDVSGIALLDSSEAGVWSGPPPPASLTSTAGPEEVGSSSSHERGGEATWSGSEFEVSFLDSPGAQAQPDHLPQLTLPDSLTSAASPEDGLSAELLEAQAEEEPASTDNPDAEVASPAQLPSPE
- the GORASP1 gene encoding Golgi reassembly-stacking protein 1 isoform X2, producing MKTMRVREVEVVPSNMWGGQGLLGASVRFCSFRGASEHVWHVLDVEPSSPASLAGLRPYTDYVVGSDQILQESEDFFTLIETHEGKPLKLLVYNSESDSCREVTVTPNAAWGGEGSLGCGIGYGYLHRIPTQPPSYHRKPPGTRPPAASPPGVPPPGPAPQAVPDPLSPELGSRQGDYTEALLQVPGSSTEEPLTEAWSPVHGAPDPDPAALARSGEIPLQPPPPLQRVMDPGFLDVSGIALLDSSEAGVWSGPPPPASLTSTAGPEEVGSSSSHERGGEATWSGSEFEVSFLDSPGAQAQPDHLPQLTLPDSLTSAASPEDGLSAELLEAQAEEEPASTDNPDAEVASPAQLPSPE